The DNA segment ATCCTGTCCTCCTGGAGGTTGGCTGGCCATGGAGTTTGACACCACAGGCACGGGGCACTCAatggctggtcactgggaagccTTCAGGGACCTGGACCTTAAGCATACTGAGGTGGAGGATACCCTCCAGCGGTCTGTGGAAAAGGGGCCAATGGCAGCTGTGGAATGAGCCGTCAGACGGGAAGTCAGGATACAAAGCAGACATTGGCACTTTGTTCTGAATTCTTAGTGTGGGGATGGCCACCCTCAGGGGGAGGTGTAGATGGTGGAAGTTCCAAATCTTGATCCTCTAACTGGAAGATAGGTGGCTTTTTCAGGGTTGAAACTCCTCTTAGAGATCAGGACAGCAGTGGATACCCAAGAGGCATGGAATTGAACTCTGTCTTGTGGGTAGAGTGCCAGACTACACCAGGTATTGATGTAAGGAAACTGGTCCAGGTGGCCTGGCTCCCCAGTGCAGGCATCCTTCACTCTGCAGATGTGGGAAAGGTCCAGGATTCTTTCTAAAGGGCAGGAAATGTGGAAGGAGGGCCAGTTAACTTCACAGAAGGTCCTCCTCAGTATAGGaaggactttggggggggggtgccacctCTCAGACTACTAAAAGTGTACTCTCATCTTTCTGTTTGAAGTAGACCTGGGTctggtctttcatttctctgcactTGCATGTTTGGTATACTATCACAGGAAGAGGATCCACAAATAAAGACTATGTTTAACAAATGGAATAgctggtagaaaataaaagatattgtagAGAAAAAAACTTTGGAAAGGCATAGAGAGACTCAAGCAAGAAGGCGAGCTGTAATGTTAAATCCAACCTGGTCACATTTGCCTGCTCACTCCTGGAACCTTGAGttaaatgctttgcttctctATGCTGCTTAATGGCCCACGAGGACACTGGTAACACTGAAGCTGCtcctccttaaagaaaatgatgcatctACCCTAAGGGCAGGGctatttctttgctaaaatcatgttccaatagggcatggttttgaattaacaaggtaccttcctaaaatgagttcatgttcctaatgaaatcaccaggatgtttaaaagaagagtcatagttcatttctttggattacatgctcattgtgttttattaaccCAGAGCCTTAGAAATAATTGTGAATTACAAGGCTTGGTCAATATACATTTCCACTGGGATCATTGATACTGCTCTCCAAGAACAGTGTGGTTGAATGCTGTCCACAGCAACCACATTCACGATGTCATACAATCCCGGAGTATAATCTGTAGGCTTCTGGAGGGAATCCTCAGTAAAAAAGATACAGGATTCCACCACACCAGTTTTTCCATCAGTACTGGTAACACAAACCTACgatgagaaatgaaggcaatGAGTATGGAGAAGCATAACCCACCACAGATGGACCTCAACAACCCCTTGGCTCTACTCAGCAGGTCCTTAAACCCATCACTGATTCTCATCCTTGacacacagggaatgcctgggTACTGTGTTATCACAACGAGTCAGCATCCCACCTCATTTCtattaaaccacagaaataacaCAAACGTTGGGTGAATTATGAGAAGATGTGCCCTTCATGCTACACAATGTGATTTCacactctgcctccctgacttTACATCTTATTCTCAGGCTGTACTAGACAAGGTCTTACCCATCCTTATAAGCAGGCTGAACACCTCAAACCCAGTGCACTCACAGTTTCCCCACAATGGCCACACAGCCAAGacgcttttgaaatgtttttcacagaACACCCTAACGTCAAGTAAAGCACAAAAGCTAGGAGTTAACAATGTgtatattctacattattttctgcttatttccttttcaatcagTGAGTTTGTCCACTTTGACAGGGAATACACTAGCAAACATACCAAACAAAGTCCTGGGCAAAAAagtaaccaggaaggaaaaataggcaaCTACCTATTCATGACAAGGGCAACATGGAAGCGAATTACCTCATCCATATTCTGGGAGCTTAAGGGGCTCACGGTGTGGATGTCCATGTTTGACGTGCCTGTCTTCATGGAATACTCAACCAGCAACAAGTCTCCTTTGTAAGGCATGAATTCTAAAACAGCCAAGAACATTAGAAGTGTAAATATTATGGCACTCAGGTCATGTCACAATACCTAAGACCCTTCATCAAGGCGATATGCtgacaaacatttcctgaatgcAAAGTAACTTTTCCAAATACTTACACAGACATCTCAAATATCTTCCTACAGGAAGGGACGCTTAAGGCCTTTAAACACTGGTGCTTCGACAATGATTTAGTCACAGACATGGATAACTAAAAACTGTGTGTCTCAGGGTGAAAGTTACAGATAGGAATACTGGATTTTCTCATCAAGTGGTCATTTTGAGATCTCTTTTAAGGATGGAAGCCAGGTACACAGTAGGATCATATGCTTCAACCTTGGTACCTAGGCTAGGGACAAAATATGAGAGCCTATCTGATgaatattctggaaagaggacacagaaagaaagaggcctaTCTGCACCTTTGCTCTGAAATGGTGGATGTATTTTCAAGATAAATGTCTTATACTTGTATGATGTTATCATTGATGATATTTTGCATGTATCCTGATGCAGTGGCAGAAAGATTAtgccctcagcactcagaagagtcaGGGATGGGTTTGCTAAGGTCATGAACAATTCTCagatgcatagtgagtttcagataaCTTAGAGGAACCCTGTATGAGAAATCAAAACAGCCAAACCAATCAATTGAATAGTGAAAACCACATGGATGCATGATGATGGCACTGGGGGACAGGACCGCTAtgtgatacttaaaatattacccactttccccattttaatcataccccactttcaatttcaaggacacttcccacactcttgttctttgcttttaaaactataaatcttacctccagaaaacagatggacagggaaagaagtttccttgtcgatatagatgctgtcctgtgtgactgAGGTGACACACTTAATGCAAAGTTCTCTGTCAAGTTCTGATTGCTCAGTACCATCAACAGGGTCAGTCATGGTTTTCACCTATAAGAGAGGGAGACGGtggttgaagataaaataaaaattacaggccGGAGACTGTACAGTTACCAAGGATTCCCcatgaaaataatagcattttaaaaagttgacctaACAGAGTTGTAAGGGTGTTTGCAGGACATAGGACTCCATGTTAGAGACATGGTCTTTATTAGTCATGCCAAAATAGCACTCCTGTGGCAGAAATCTTCTAAGCAACTGTTCTCAAACCTAAACCATACATTTCCCATTAATGATACACCGTGGACCTGAGATGATGACATCAATTGTGTCTGTGCTTGCTCCATGGATTGCAAGTGCCTTGCAACTGTGAATTTCACACCTATGTTTAATGCTCTTACAAACTCACCTTCTGACCTTAGAAAGACAGGGCTCTtgctttccaggaactcaaaatccaatagtgtaaaatatacttctaaaGGAGGTGGAGTCATGGCTGtaactcaaattaatttttagactGACATTGGTGGTGTAATGTGAGGAAATGGGTTTTGCAGGGTATTCAAAGGAAGAGAAATCGGTTACCTGGGAGATGGGAGTGGAGCAGAATAAAGTTGACAGAGACAAGAACGAGCAGAACAATTTTGGAGAACAAGAAGGGAGAGCATGTTTTTCCCTATCTGGACATGggtgcagaagcaggagatgaagtggAAGAAATAACCCCCATCACAAGAGATTGCAAAGGAAAACCAAGCCCAGGAACTTATCACACACACGAGAGCAAAGGAAAGGTGGAACTCCCTCCATTTGAACCACAGAACAAAGTGTACACCTATCACTATGACGGCAATTGCCCCCACTCACCTGTTAACTGAAACTTGATGTGTTAGCCAAGGATGGACAtggacaaacaaccaaacaaagtcCCTGCATCCTCAGCTGAGCTCAGACCTTGCTGGTGATAAGGCCTACTTATCTGGCTTTTCCAGCCCCTCTGATTAACCTTGGTGTCGTCACTCAATCAGTCCACCCACTCTTGAACCTGGTAAACATTCTGATTTTGCCTCTGCATCTGGACATACATCTGTATTTTTGATGAAAACACCCTGGTCCACAACAATTGATAGTACAAAAGCAGCTCCTTCACTAAAGcaagtttcagtttctgttcttaccaataaagactgtatttacatttttgaaaaattattttttttaatttattttacatcctgacctcagttttccctctctcctctcctcccagtccctccctccacctcccctctgcccttccccaattcaatcatctgtttcttttcacaaaagggcaggcctcccacgagtatcaacaaaacatgtcatATCTAGTTGGAGTAAGACTAAGCATTTGCCCATGTAGTAAGTCTGGAAAAGGAatcagaggagaaagtgggaaataatcttgaacataatggcataggagacaacttcctgaacagataaCCCATCTTGCAGGCACCAAGATCAACATTTAACAAATGGGATCTTATGgaattgaaatgtttctgtaaggcaaaagacaccatcaataggacaaaacagcagcctacagaatggaaaaagatcttcactaaccccacctctgacagagggctgttttcaaaactatacaaagaactcaagaacctagatatcaacaaaccaaataatcatccaattaaaaacatggggtacagatctaaacagagttctcaacacaaggatctcaaatggccgagaaaaatgtaaaaagatgtccaatatccttagtcatcagggaaatgcaaatcaaaatgactctgagattccatcttacacctgtcggaatgactaagataaaaaacacaaaggacagctcattctggagagcatgtggtgcaaggggaacactcctccattgctagtgtgagtgcaaactttcTACAGCCAGTTTGGAGGCCAGCTCCACTACCCTTGGGCATAAATCCAAATGattctccatcctaccacaaagacacatgctcaactatgttcatagtagctttattcataacagccagaacctagatacaatccagatgtccctcaactaaggaatggataaagaaaatatggtacatttacactgaAAGTGATACCTGGAAAGGGAGgtgcatttgggggtcaggtaaaaTCCTgacacaagggaatctcccaggattctacaaggatgaccccaactaagactcttaagcaatagcagataacgtagcctgaactggccatcttctgtgaccagatcggtgcctagcccaattgtcaccagagaggcttcatccagcaactgatggaaaaacagatgcagacccacagcccaacatgaggtagagttcagggaatcctacagaagaggagaagaaaggattgtaggagccagaggggtcaaggacaccacaagaaaactcacagaatccactaacctgggctcataggggctcacagagactgacccgacaaccagggagcctgcgtgggactaatgtaggcactgtgcatgtatgttacagttgtgtagcttggtccttttgtgggactcctaacaatgggaaccaGGGCTGTCTTCAActcatttactggcttttgggaccccactccatttacattttttccatccatttgaaACCTCCTGAAACACTGCTCCAGCCTCTTTAAACAGTTGTGCTCATCATGTAACctgtattttctgtgcatttacatATTGATTGTGGTGTGTTATATGAAAATTAGGAATAGCAattaagactgaaataaaaaaaaaaaaccccgccgggtggtggtggcacacgcctttaatcccagcactcaggaggcagagccaggtttatctctgtgagttcgaggccagcctggtctacagagggagatccaggaaaggagcaaagctacacagagaaaccctgtctcgaaaaacaaaaaaaaacaaaaaacaaaaaacaaaaacaaacaaacaaacaaaaaaacaaccatgtAATCTTGTCCATATTACCAAAGTAAGCAGGATTTTCTTGCAAATTGCTGCCATTAAAACTACTGTGTcttatgaatttattgttattcaataaattctgacattgtgaaaGACACAACTGTTCACCTATGTTCCTGACAGAGTACATTAATGacataatatttttgatatttttaaaatatttgaaaaacaaaaaaactgtaagttttttaaaaaaaacagtgggAGAACACATTCCTATTATCCTAGtaaatatattcttacaaatGTGGAAAGGTCTAGGATGGATCTATGTttgagaagaacaagaagtgAAAATGATAACTTTATCATTAAGATGATAATTCAAACTAAGATCAGGAGCCTGCTTCCGGTTTTCAATTTTACCATGATTTTACAATAACAGTCTTCCAGTGTTTTCCAATACTGGCAAAGGTATCTTCTGTGGCCTGCTGTTGAGACTCTCAATTGGAACAACATAAGTAAGAGTAATTTGACAATAGCCATCAATATGTAAAGAGTTGAACGGAAGTGATGAttacagaacccacatggaggctcagcacctcctcaggcagcaggaacacgTGGTACAAAGatgcacacgcaggcaaaacactcatgcacatggcataataaaaagaaatctaaaaaattaaagtaaataaacacatacacttcAATTGACATAGAAAAGAGTGTGAACAATACAGTCTTTGTCATATCAATTCTTCTAGTTTGGATACTGAATAGAAAATGGCTGGCCACTATATGATGGAAGTTGCAGGATTATACAGaatcatttccatgtttttcaaatattaagagaactgatacaaaatatttagaaacagaataagcatcaCTGCATTCAAATTCTATAACATCAAATCCACTAGGCTCAGAGAAGTGGGATGTCAACTTTGACCATacatcatcattttcttaatcttttcttggtgaaaattttatttttgcatagaagagaagttttaaggttattaagtttatggtctaaaaagaaaagccaggaaacccttttatctattttcagcaagaaactgtacatctctaattttttattcatatttacaatgtaatttgatcaaAGTGTTACTAAAATGCATGATAgtatcacacttttcttttttcctcttatataatatcatgaccacagtttcccccccttcctccccttccaatgaggcctccatccactcctttctcttttctgaatctttttgaaaaatgggttttcaccatgtaactctggctgtcctggaactcactatataga comes from the Peromyscus maniculatus bairdii isolate BWxNUB_F1_BW_parent chromosome X, HU_Pman_BW_mat_3.1, whole genome shotgun sequence genome and includes:
- the LOC143270940 gene encoding cancer/testis antigen 55-like, translating into MLCSKVPLNTGTSVIALVEENETTHIQKAIKVKTMTDPVDGTEQSELDRELCIKCVTSVTQDSIYIDKETSFPVHLFSGEFMPYKGDLLLVEYSMKTGTSNMDIHTVSPLSSQNMDEVCVTSTDGKTGVVESCIFFTEDSLQKPTDYTPGLYDIVNVVAVDSIQPHCSWRAVSMIPVEMYIDQAL